In a single window of the Acipenser ruthenus chromosome 8, fAciRut3.2 maternal haplotype, whole genome shotgun sequence genome:
- the LOC117407524 gene encoding stAR-related lipid transfer protein 13-like isoform X4 has protein sequence MTTKRKSAKAQLRRSFSEQLRDSTSKAWDLLWKNVRERRLAEIEAKEACDWLRAAGFPQYAQLYEDSQFPIDIPAVKRDHDFLEKDLVEPLCRRLNTLNKCASMKLDVNLPRKKSEDSDEEDLFAISDKWTFQRSSRRWSRLEDIDSFLCRSESQGPLESMTLKNTTSSESVLTELSEPEVSSLHSESSGGSESRSLVATNSATTDCFDSSKRNYAETTIMLDSSLVTVSHPQAPKDITNYALSFKNDRQTRTKAKDFLKRMETLRAKSTSGKAKCSGKSGTVVISGPMLQQEPESLKAMHCVDLVNGDLKGLLVEPSQGCSSLQSSSDSSHLETSDSTVSTPSLKDRKALHAAHKRSGMYLEDVDIFSGSHMKKVAEQNRRNEFRSHENLVVHIPKDHKPGTFPKALSIESLSPTCLDRNPPHSKEPRPTIQCFPRGSRISIYDNVPGSHLYASTGDLLDLEKEDLFPHLDDILQHVNGLQQIVDHWSKNVLPEDGSIHGESGLQSSSQITLDFEGNSVLDGRITPSDRDKDGVSLNESESVGMRERRDSGVGASLTRPNRMRWPSFQISHRLSRSMASLQIRNQSAGQLSLLQRFSLLRLTAIMEKYSMSNKHGWAWSVPRFMKRMKVPDYKDKHVFGVPLIVHVQRTGQPLPQSLQQALRFLRSQCLDQVGLFRKSGVKSRILALRQMIESSPENVNYEDQSAYDVADMVKQFFRDLPEPLLTSKLGETFLHIYQYVPKDQRLQAVQAAIMLMSDENREVLQTLLCFLSDVTSVEENQMTPMNIAVCLAPSLFHLNILKENLSPRAMQKKYATGRPDQKDLNENLAATQGLAHMIMECNRLFEISTEMVTQSRNSYVEANVHAMTLEEMGKQLEEDSGTYQMYLENLTQALLKEAREKSKGWVTCSSADNTELAYKKVGDGNPLRLWKVSVEVEAPPSVVLNRVLRERHLWDDDFLQWKVIETLDKQTEIFQYVLNSMAPHPSRDFLVLRSWRTDLPKGTCALVVISVDLEEAPPIGGVRAVVLDSQYLLEPCGSGKSRLTHICRMDLKGRTPDWYSKAFGYLCATEAARIRNSFHPLTAEGPETKI, from the exons ATTCTCAGTTTCCAATTGACATACCAGCAGTCAAAAGAGATCATGATTTTCTTGAGAAAGATCTTGTAGAGCCTCTTTGCCG GAGACTGAACACGTTGAACAAGTGTGCCTCTATGAAACTTGACGTGAACCTTCCAAGAAAGAAA AGTGAAGACTCAGATGAAGAAGACCTGTTTGCGATTAGTGACAAATGGACCTTCCAGCGGAGCAGCAGGCGGTGGTCCCGGCTGGAGGACATTGACTCGTTCCTCTGCCGGTCGGAGAGCCAGGGCCCCCTGGAGAGCATGACATTGAAGAACACGACCAGCAGTGAGAGCGTATTGACGGAGCTGAGCGAGCCTGAGGTCTCCTCCCTGCACAGTGAGAGCAGCGGAGGCAGCGAGAGCAGGAGTCTGGTAGCCACCAATAGTGCGACCACAGACTGCTTTGACAGCTCGAAACGGAACTATGCAGAAACCACAATCATGCTTGACTCCTCCTTAGTCACCGTCTCTCACCCACAGGCCCCCAAAGACATAACAAACTATGCGCTCTCTTTCAAGAATGACAGGCAAACTAGGACCAAAGCCAAGGACTTTCTGAAGCGGATGGAAACTCTAAGAGCCAAAAGTACATCTGGAAAAGCAAAGTGCTCTGGGAAATCAGGCACTGTAGTGATTAGCGGCCCTATGCTGCAGCAGGAGCCTGAGTCACTAAAAGCAATGCACTGTGTGGATTTAGTAAATGGAGATCTGAAGGGATTGCTGGTGGAGCCATCTCAAGGCTGCTCCTCCTTGCAGTCCAGCAGTGACAGCAGCCACTTGGAAACTAGCGACAGCACAGTGAGCACGCCCAGCCTGAAGGATCGCAAGGCCCTTCATGCCGCCCATAAGCGCAGTGGCATGTACCTGGAGGATGTTGACATCTTCTCAGGGTCTCACATGAAGAAAGTGGCAGAGCAGAACCGCAGGAACGAGTTCCGCTCGCACGAGAACCTAGTGGTGCACATCCCCAAGGACCACAAGCCCGGCACCTTTCCCAAAGCGCTCTCCATTGAGAGCCTCTCGCCCACCTGTCTGGACAGGAACCCCCCACATTCCAAAGAGCCTCGGCCCACCATCCAGTGCTTCCCCCGAGGAAGCCGGATCAGCATTTATGATAATGTACCTGGATCTCACTTGTATGCCAGCACAGGGGACTTGCTGGACCTGGAGAAAGAGGATCTTTTCCCCCACTTGGATGACATTTTACAACACGTCAACGGACTGCAGCAGATCGTGGACCACTGGTCCAAAAACGTCTTGCCCGAGGATGGGTCAATACATGGGGAGTCTGGCTTACAATCTTCCAGTCAGATCACTCTGGATTTTGAAGGGAATTCTGTATTGGATGGTAGGATTACTCCAAGTGACAGGGACAAGGATGGTGTTTCCCTGAATGAGTCAGAGTCAGTGGGAATGAGAGAAAGGAGAGACTCTGGAGTTGGAGCGTCATTGACCCGACCGAACAG GATGAGATGGCCCAGCTTCCAAATCTCCCATCGTCTGAGCCGCTCCATGGCCTCGCTGCAGATCAGGAACCAATCAGCGGGACAGCTGAGTCTCCTGCAGAGGTTCTCCCTCCTCCGCCTTACAGCCATCATGGAGAAGTACTCCATGTCAAACAAGCACGGCTGGGCCTG GTCTGTGCCAAGGTTTATGAAGAGGATGAAAGTACCCGACTACAAAGACAAACATGTCTTTGGTGTTCCTTTGATAGTGCACGTGCAGAGGACTGGGCAGCCGCTTCCCCAGAGCCTGCAGCAAGCATTGCGTTTCTTGAGGAGCCAGTGTCTGGACCAG GTTGGGCTGTTCCGGAAGTCTGGAGTAAAATCCAGGATTCTGGCTCTGCGGCAGATGATTGAGAGCTCCCCAGAAAACGTCAACTACGAGGACCAGTCTGCCTATGATGTGGCCGACATGGTGAAGCAGTTTTTCCGAGACCTTCCTGAGCCTCTTCTCACGAGCAAGCTGGGGGAGACCTTCCTTCACATCTATCAAT ACGTGCCCAAGGACCAGCGCCTACAGGCTGTGCAAGCCGCCATCATGCTGATGTCCGATGAGAACAGGGAGGTCTTGCAGACTTTGCTCTGTTTCCTTAGTGACGTCACATCAGTGGAAGAAAACCAGATGACCCCGATGAACATAGCAGTCTGCCTCGCACCTTCTCTGTTCCACCTCAACATACTGAAGGAAAACTTGTCACCAAG AGCAATGCAGAAAAAATATGCAACGGGGAGGCCAGACCAGAAAGACCTTAATGAAAACCTGGCAGCTACCCAAGGCCTGGCTCATATGATCATGGAGTGCAACCGGCTCTTTGAG ATCTCCACTGAGATGGTGACACAGTCACGGAACTCGTACGTGGAGGCAAACGTCCACGCCATGACTTTGGAGGAGATGGGTAAGCAGCTAGAAGAAGATAGCGGGACTTACCAGATGTACCTGGAGAACCTCACACAGGCTCTGCTCAAAGAGGCCAGGGAGAAGTCCAAAGGCTGGGTCACCTGCTCCAGTGCAGACAACACGGAACTTGCTTACAAGAAG GTCGGTGATGGTAACCCCCTGCGATTGTGGAAGGTGTCTGTCGAAGTGGAGGCTCCCCCATCAGTCGTGCTGAACCGCGTGTTGCGAGAGCGCCACCTGTGGGATGATGACTTTTTACAGTGGAAGGTGATCGAGACACTGGACAAACAGACTGAAATCTTTCAGTATGTCCTCAACAGCATGGCGCCCCATCCTAGCAGGGACTTCTTAGTGTTGAG GTCCTGGAGGACTGATCTGCCAAAGGGAACCTGCGCTCTTGTAGTCATTTCAGTGGACCTTGAAGAAGCTCCTCCAATCGGAGGTGTGAGAGCGGTTGTCTTGGACTCGCAGTATTTATTAGAGCCGTGTGGCTCAGGGAAATCCAGGCTCACACACATCTGCAGAATGGATCTCAA AGGTCGGACACCAGACTGGTACAGCAAAGCCTTTGGGTATTTGTGTGCTACTGAAGCAGCAAGGATCAGGAACTCCTTTCATCCATTGACAGCAGAAGGACCAGAAACCAAAATCTGA
- the LOC117407524 gene encoding stAR-related lipid transfer protein 13-like isoform X5 gives MKLDVNLPRKKSEDSDEEDLFAISDKWTFQRSSRRWSRLEDIDSFLCRSESQGPLESMTLKNTTSSESVLTELSEPEVSSLHSESSGGSESRSLVATNSATTDCFDSSKRNYAETTIMLDSSLVTVSHPQAPKDITNYALSFKNDRQTRTKAKDFLKRMETLRAKSTSGKAKCSGKSGTVVISGPMLQQEPESLKAMHCVDLVNGDLKGLLVEPSQGCSSLQSSSDSSHLETSDSTVSTPSLKDRKALHAAHKRSGMYLEDVDIFSGSHMKKVAEQNRRNEFRSHENLVVHIPKDHKPGTFPKALSIESLSPTCLDRNPPHSKEPRPTIQCFPRGSRISIYDNVPGSHLYASTGDLLDLEKEDLFPHLDDILQHVNGLQQIVDHWSKNVLPEDGSIHGESGLQSSSQITLDFEGNSVLDGRITPSDRDKDGVSLNESESVGMRERRDSGVGASLTRPNRMRWPSFQISHRLSRSMASLQIRNQSAGQLSLLQRFSLLRLTAIMEKYSMSNKHGWAWSVPRFMKRMKVPDYKDKHVFGVPLIVHVQRTGQPLPQSLQQALRFLRSQCLDQVGLFRKSGVKSRILALRQMIESSPENVNYEDQSAYDVADMVKQFFRDLPEPLLTSKLGETFLHIYQYVPKDQRLQAVQAAIMLMSDENREVLQTLLCFLSDVTSVEENQMTPMNIAVCLAPSLFHLNILKENLSPRAMQKKYATGRPDQKDLNENLAATQGLAHMIMECNRLFEISTEMVTQSRNSYVEANVHAMTLEEMGKQLEEDSGTYQMYLENLTQALLKEAREKSKGWVTCSSADNTELAYKKVGDGNPLRLWKVSVEVEAPPSVVLNRVLRERHLWDDDFLQWKVIETLDKQTEIFQYVLNSMAPHPSRDFLVLRSWRTDLPKGTCALVVISVDLEEAPPIGGVRAVVLDSQYLLEPCGSGKSRLTHICRMDLKGRTPDWYSKAFGYLCATEAARIRNSFHPLTAEGPETKI, from the exons ATGAAACTTGACGTGAACCTTCCAAGAAAGAAA AGTGAAGACTCAGATGAAGAAGACCTGTTTGCGATTAGTGACAAATGGACCTTCCAGCGGAGCAGCAGGCGGTGGTCCCGGCTGGAGGACATTGACTCGTTCCTCTGCCGGTCGGAGAGCCAGGGCCCCCTGGAGAGCATGACATTGAAGAACACGACCAGCAGTGAGAGCGTATTGACGGAGCTGAGCGAGCCTGAGGTCTCCTCCCTGCACAGTGAGAGCAGCGGAGGCAGCGAGAGCAGGAGTCTGGTAGCCACCAATAGTGCGACCACAGACTGCTTTGACAGCTCGAAACGGAACTATGCAGAAACCACAATCATGCTTGACTCCTCCTTAGTCACCGTCTCTCACCCACAGGCCCCCAAAGACATAACAAACTATGCGCTCTCTTTCAAGAATGACAGGCAAACTAGGACCAAAGCCAAGGACTTTCTGAAGCGGATGGAAACTCTAAGAGCCAAAAGTACATCTGGAAAAGCAAAGTGCTCTGGGAAATCAGGCACTGTAGTGATTAGCGGCCCTATGCTGCAGCAGGAGCCTGAGTCACTAAAAGCAATGCACTGTGTGGATTTAGTAAATGGAGATCTGAAGGGATTGCTGGTGGAGCCATCTCAAGGCTGCTCCTCCTTGCAGTCCAGCAGTGACAGCAGCCACTTGGAAACTAGCGACAGCACAGTGAGCACGCCCAGCCTGAAGGATCGCAAGGCCCTTCATGCCGCCCATAAGCGCAGTGGCATGTACCTGGAGGATGTTGACATCTTCTCAGGGTCTCACATGAAGAAAGTGGCAGAGCAGAACCGCAGGAACGAGTTCCGCTCGCACGAGAACCTAGTGGTGCACATCCCCAAGGACCACAAGCCCGGCACCTTTCCCAAAGCGCTCTCCATTGAGAGCCTCTCGCCCACCTGTCTGGACAGGAACCCCCCACATTCCAAAGAGCCTCGGCCCACCATCCAGTGCTTCCCCCGAGGAAGCCGGATCAGCATTTATGATAATGTACCTGGATCTCACTTGTATGCCAGCACAGGGGACTTGCTGGACCTGGAGAAAGAGGATCTTTTCCCCCACTTGGATGACATTTTACAACACGTCAACGGACTGCAGCAGATCGTGGACCACTGGTCCAAAAACGTCTTGCCCGAGGATGGGTCAATACATGGGGAGTCTGGCTTACAATCTTCCAGTCAGATCACTCTGGATTTTGAAGGGAATTCTGTATTGGATGGTAGGATTACTCCAAGTGACAGGGACAAGGATGGTGTTTCCCTGAATGAGTCAGAGTCAGTGGGAATGAGAGAAAGGAGAGACTCTGGAGTTGGAGCGTCATTGACCCGACCGAACAG GATGAGATGGCCCAGCTTCCAAATCTCCCATCGTCTGAGCCGCTCCATGGCCTCGCTGCAGATCAGGAACCAATCAGCGGGACAGCTGAGTCTCCTGCAGAGGTTCTCCCTCCTCCGCCTTACAGCCATCATGGAGAAGTACTCCATGTCAAACAAGCACGGCTGGGCCTG GTCTGTGCCAAGGTTTATGAAGAGGATGAAAGTACCCGACTACAAAGACAAACATGTCTTTGGTGTTCCTTTGATAGTGCACGTGCAGAGGACTGGGCAGCCGCTTCCCCAGAGCCTGCAGCAAGCATTGCGTTTCTTGAGGAGCCAGTGTCTGGACCAG GTTGGGCTGTTCCGGAAGTCTGGAGTAAAATCCAGGATTCTGGCTCTGCGGCAGATGATTGAGAGCTCCCCAGAAAACGTCAACTACGAGGACCAGTCTGCCTATGATGTGGCCGACATGGTGAAGCAGTTTTTCCGAGACCTTCCTGAGCCTCTTCTCACGAGCAAGCTGGGGGAGACCTTCCTTCACATCTATCAAT ACGTGCCCAAGGACCAGCGCCTACAGGCTGTGCAAGCCGCCATCATGCTGATGTCCGATGAGAACAGGGAGGTCTTGCAGACTTTGCTCTGTTTCCTTAGTGACGTCACATCAGTGGAAGAAAACCAGATGACCCCGATGAACATAGCAGTCTGCCTCGCACCTTCTCTGTTCCACCTCAACATACTGAAGGAAAACTTGTCACCAAG AGCAATGCAGAAAAAATATGCAACGGGGAGGCCAGACCAGAAAGACCTTAATGAAAACCTGGCAGCTACCCAAGGCCTGGCTCATATGATCATGGAGTGCAACCGGCTCTTTGAG ATCTCCACTGAGATGGTGACACAGTCACGGAACTCGTACGTGGAGGCAAACGTCCACGCCATGACTTTGGAGGAGATGGGTAAGCAGCTAGAAGAAGATAGCGGGACTTACCAGATGTACCTGGAGAACCTCACACAGGCTCTGCTCAAAGAGGCCAGGGAGAAGTCCAAAGGCTGGGTCACCTGCTCCAGTGCAGACAACACGGAACTTGCTTACAAGAAG GTCGGTGATGGTAACCCCCTGCGATTGTGGAAGGTGTCTGTCGAAGTGGAGGCTCCCCCATCAGTCGTGCTGAACCGCGTGTTGCGAGAGCGCCACCTGTGGGATGATGACTTTTTACAGTGGAAGGTGATCGAGACACTGGACAAACAGACTGAAATCTTTCAGTATGTCCTCAACAGCATGGCGCCCCATCCTAGCAGGGACTTCTTAGTGTTGAG GTCCTGGAGGACTGATCTGCCAAAGGGAACCTGCGCTCTTGTAGTCATTTCAGTGGACCTTGAAGAAGCTCCTCCAATCGGAGGTGTGAGAGCGGTTGTCTTGGACTCGCAGTATTTATTAGAGCCGTGTGGCTCAGGGAAATCCAGGCTCACACACATCTGCAGAATGGATCTCAA AGGTCGGACACCAGACTGGTACAGCAAAGCCTTTGGGTATTTGTGTGCTACTGAAGCAGCAAGGATCAGGAACTCCTTTCATCCATTGACAGCAGAAGGACCAGAAACCAAAATCTGA
- the LOC117407524 gene encoding stAR-related lipid transfer protein 13-like isoform X3 translates to MFKQIPLSPGSGRICLSNMSPEGQETYLTFNQNRRQPSYRLNRIIARRQLLNKITQEIEAKEACDWLRAAGFPQYAQLYEDSQFPIDIPAVKRDHDFLEKDLVEPLCRRLNTLNKCASMKLDVNLPRKKSEDSDEEDLFAISDKWTFQRSSRRWSRLEDIDSFLCRSESQGPLESMTLKNTTSSESVLTELSEPEVSSLHSESSGGSESRSLVATNSATTDCFDSSKRNYAETTIMLDSSLVTVSHPQAPKDITNYALSFKNDRQTRTKAKDFLKRMETLRAKSTSGKAKCSGKSGTVVISGPMLQQEPESLKAMHCVDLVNGDLKGLLVEPSQGCSSLQSSSDSSHLETSDSTVSTPSLKDRKALHAAHKRSGMYLEDVDIFSGSHMKKVAEQNRRNEFRSHENLVVHIPKDHKPGTFPKALSIESLSPTCLDRNPPHSKEPRPTIQCFPRGSRISIYDNVPGSHLYASTGDLLDLEKEDLFPHLDDILQHVNGLQQIVDHWSKNVLPEDGSIHGESGLQSSSQITLDFEGNSVLDGRITPSDRDKDGVSLNESESVGMRERRDSGVGASLTRPNRMRWPSFQISHRLSRSMASLQIRNQSAGQLSLLQRFSLLRLTAIMEKYSMSNKHGWAWSVPRFMKRMKVPDYKDKHVFGVPLIVHVQRTGQPLPQSLQQALRFLRSQCLDQVGLFRKSGVKSRILALRQMIESSPENVNYEDQSAYDVADMVKQFFRDLPEPLLTSKLGETFLHIYQYVPKDQRLQAVQAAIMLMSDENREVLQTLLCFLSDVTSVEENQMTPMNIAVCLAPSLFHLNILKENLSPRAMQKKYATGRPDQKDLNENLAATQGLAHMIMECNRLFEISTEMVTQSRNSYVEANVHAMTLEEMGKQLEEDSGTYQMYLENLTQALLKEAREKSKGWVTCSSADNTELAYKKVGDGNPLRLWKVSVEVEAPPSVVLNRVLRERHLWDDDFLQWKVIETLDKQTEIFQYVLNSMAPHPSRDFLVLRSWRTDLPKGTCALVVISVDLEEAPPIGGVRAVVLDSQYLLEPCGSGKSRLTHICRMDLKGRTPDWYSKAFGYLCATEAARIRNSFHPLTAEGPETKI, encoded by the exons ATTCTCAGTTTCCAATTGACATACCAGCAGTCAAAAGAGATCATGATTTTCTTGAGAAAGATCTTGTAGAGCCTCTTTGCCG GAGACTGAACACGTTGAACAAGTGTGCCTCTATGAAACTTGACGTGAACCTTCCAAGAAAGAAA AGTGAAGACTCAGATGAAGAAGACCTGTTTGCGATTAGTGACAAATGGACCTTCCAGCGGAGCAGCAGGCGGTGGTCCCGGCTGGAGGACATTGACTCGTTCCTCTGCCGGTCGGAGAGCCAGGGCCCCCTGGAGAGCATGACATTGAAGAACACGACCAGCAGTGAGAGCGTATTGACGGAGCTGAGCGAGCCTGAGGTCTCCTCCCTGCACAGTGAGAGCAGCGGAGGCAGCGAGAGCAGGAGTCTGGTAGCCACCAATAGTGCGACCACAGACTGCTTTGACAGCTCGAAACGGAACTATGCAGAAACCACAATCATGCTTGACTCCTCCTTAGTCACCGTCTCTCACCCACAGGCCCCCAAAGACATAACAAACTATGCGCTCTCTTTCAAGAATGACAGGCAAACTAGGACCAAAGCCAAGGACTTTCTGAAGCGGATGGAAACTCTAAGAGCCAAAAGTACATCTGGAAAAGCAAAGTGCTCTGGGAAATCAGGCACTGTAGTGATTAGCGGCCCTATGCTGCAGCAGGAGCCTGAGTCACTAAAAGCAATGCACTGTGTGGATTTAGTAAATGGAGATCTGAAGGGATTGCTGGTGGAGCCATCTCAAGGCTGCTCCTCCTTGCAGTCCAGCAGTGACAGCAGCCACTTGGAAACTAGCGACAGCACAGTGAGCACGCCCAGCCTGAAGGATCGCAAGGCCCTTCATGCCGCCCATAAGCGCAGTGGCATGTACCTGGAGGATGTTGACATCTTCTCAGGGTCTCACATGAAGAAAGTGGCAGAGCAGAACCGCAGGAACGAGTTCCGCTCGCACGAGAACCTAGTGGTGCACATCCCCAAGGACCACAAGCCCGGCACCTTTCCCAAAGCGCTCTCCATTGAGAGCCTCTCGCCCACCTGTCTGGACAGGAACCCCCCACATTCCAAAGAGCCTCGGCCCACCATCCAGTGCTTCCCCCGAGGAAGCCGGATCAGCATTTATGATAATGTACCTGGATCTCACTTGTATGCCAGCACAGGGGACTTGCTGGACCTGGAGAAAGAGGATCTTTTCCCCCACTTGGATGACATTTTACAACACGTCAACGGACTGCAGCAGATCGTGGACCACTGGTCCAAAAACGTCTTGCCCGAGGATGGGTCAATACATGGGGAGTCTGGCTTACAATCTTCCAGTCAGATCACTCTGGATTTTGAAGGGAATTCTGTATTGGATGGTAGGATTACTCCAAGTGACAGGGACAAGGATGGTGTTTCCCTGAATGAGTCAGAGTCAGTGGGAATGAGAGAAAGGAGAGACTCTGGAGTTGGAGCGTCATTGACCCGACCGAACAG GATGAGATGGCCCAGCTTCCAAATCTCCCATCGTCTGAGCCGCTCCATGGCCTCGCTGCAGATCAGGAACCAATCAGCGGGACAGCTGAGTCTCCTGCAGAGGTTCTCCCTCCTCCGCCTTACAGCCATCATGGAGAAGTACTCCATGTCAAACAAGCACGGCTGGGCCTG GTCTGTGCCAAGGTTTATGAAGAGGATGAAAGTACCCGACTACAAAGACAAACATGTCTTTGGTGTTCCTTTGATAGTGCACGTGCAGAGGACTGGGCAGCCGCTTCCCCAGAGCCTGCAGCAAGCATTGCGTTTCTTGAGGAGCCAGTGTCTGGACCAG GTTGGGCTGTTCCGGAAGTCTGGAGTAAAATCCAGGATTCTGGCTCTGCGGCAGATGATTGAGAGCTCCCCAGAAAACGTCAACTACGAGGACCAGTCTGCCTATGATGTGGCCGACATGGTGAAGCAGTTTTTCCGAGACCTTCCTGAGCCTCTTCTCACGAGCAAGCTGGGGGAGACCTTCCTTCACATCTATCAAT ACGTGCCCAAGGACCAGCGCCTACAGGCTGTGCAAGCCGCCATCATGCTGATGTCCGATGAGAACAGGGAGGTCTTGCAGACTTTGCTCTGTTTCCTTAGTGACGTCACATCAGTGGAAGAAAACCAGATGACCCCGATGAACATAGCAGTCTGCCTCGCACCTTCTCTGTTCCACCTCAACATACTGAAGGAAAACTTGTCACCAAG AGCAATGCAGAAAAAATATGCAACGGGGAGGCCAGACCAGAAAGACCTTAATGAAAACCTGGCAGCTACCCAAGGCCTGGCTCATATGATCATGGAGTGCAACCGGCTCTTTGAG ATCTCCACTGAGATGGTGACACAGTCACGGAACTCGTACGTGGAGGCAAACGTCCACGCCATGACTTTGGAGGAGATGGGTAAGCAGCTAGAAGAAGATAGCGGGACTTACCAGATGTACCTGGAGAACCTCACACAGGCTCTGCTCAAAGAGGCCAGGGAGAAGTCCAAAGGCTGGGTCACCTGCTCCAGTGCAGACAACACGGAACTTGCTTACAAGAAG GTCGGTGATGGTAACCCCCTGCGATTGTGGAAGGTGTCTGTCGAAGTGGAGGCTCCCCCATCAGTCGTGCTGAACCGCGTGTTGCGAGAGCGCCACCTGTGGGATGATGACTTTTTACAGTGGAAGGTGATCGAGACACTGGACAAACAGACTGAAATCTTTCAGTATGTCCTCAACAGCATGGCGCCCCATCCTAGCAGGGACTTCTTAGTGTTGAG GTCCTGGAGGACTGATCTGCCAAAGGGAACCTGCGCTCTTGTAGTCATTTCAGTGGACCTTGAAGAAGCTCCTCCAATCGGAGGTGTGAGAGCGGTTGTCTTGGACTCGCAGTATTTATTAGAGCCGTGTGGCTCAGGGAAATCCAGGCTCACACACATCTGCAGAATGGATCTCAA AGGTCGGACACCAGACTGGTACAGCAAAGCCTTTGGGTATTTGTGTGCTACTGAAGCAGCAAGGATCAGGAACTCCTTTCATCCATTGACAGCAGAAGGACCAGAAACCAAAATCTGA